caataacactctattaaaattaaactctttagtCAAAGCTTAAAAGAGATAGAATTTTCTTTTTAGTTAAATCACAGTCTTCcaattttatcatttatttttttctactaTAAATATTAATGCGTTCCAAAAAAATAAAGAGTACATAATGTTCTTTATAAATTAATTTGCTTGTtactaaaagtaaaaaataaaaaaaataaattatattaattaaatcataaattataaattttaaagtatAAATCCTAACTTTTAAATCATTAACTTCCACTTCTTACTCAACAACTGATATTTAAAAGTGAGTCAGTTTTTATGTTCTGAGTGTGTGCATGAAAAACTTCATATTAATTCAAGTCCAATACGACACAGTCAACTGGTCAAAGTTCAAAAAAATCGACAACACGCAACACCAACCACTtctgttcttcttctttctttgactCCACTTCGAAGAAcccacctttttttttctttttgcctcTCTAACATATCTTGAATAATAATTCTACCAACATGGAGAAAGAAAAGGAACAAGAAGAAAagctggtgaagaagaagaaagccaTTATGCATGCTCATGATCACAATAACACAGTGATGAGAATGGCTTCAATTGCTATAAGCTTGAACGCGAGGTTGAAAGCTTCTGACATGCCTCTTCACATGCAAGAACATGCTCTTCACTACACAAGATCACTTATCACCTATGGCCATGGCCATCACCACTATCCTTCCAATAAGCCCACACACACACACTTAGCAAGAGAACTCAAAAAGGTAACTATTTTGTTTCACATTTCCCCTTTTAAAAATTGTTATTCTTGGAGAACTGAACTAAATTTTGTGTTAGAATAATAATGTCATCATATACGTATTTTTTTTGTCTACATAAATAAATCATACTATACGTACCATAACCATTATATTAACATATTTCATGCATTATGTACAATATTTATGAGTGATAACCCtaatgatatatgatttttaactaaatttcaaatgttcttaatttttaaaaatttcaatttttttttcaccttATATTAGTGTTAAGTGCAACCTTGGTCGTAGGATGTTTGGTTCCGAAAACTTTCTCAATCAACATATATCTCATAGTTAATATGTACGAATAAGACAACTCTTGGATTTGATCAGGAGTTCGATTCGATGTACGGACCAGCGTGGCACTGTGTGATTGGGACGAGTTTCGGGTCTTATGTGAGTCACACTGGTGGCGCGTTCTTCTACTTTTCCATTGACTCACTCTCCGTTCTTCTCTTTAAAACGGAGGTTTACTTGGTcacgccaccaccaccacctcctcatACAaattaacccttttttttttttgcttaacttttacatgtatttatattttcCATCAGAACTCAGGAGTTAGAGCTGAGTCCTTTTGTGCTAACCTTAATAAATGTGATATATATATGGTTATGATTCTGGGTTATATAGATAAGTGTTTTGTCCCGAAGTTTGGTAGTGTTCAAATTGAATCAATTAGTTATTGAGTTACTTGATGATAAAGAAATACTAAGCTATGAGATTAAATGGGATTGGTGAAGTTACTAGCACATCAAAAACAGTTGGTGTCCATCTTTTTAGTGGTTTCATTATTTTGTTCAAAGAAGTGAGAGTGAAGACACTAAATGAAATAATATTTGTATAGAATTAGAGTAATATTATGTGAACACCACAATATACAAGTTATATCCTATCTTTCGTAATATATGAAATTATGAGACTGCATTAACACAGTATTTAGTTTAAAAAACTTGACATATATTTCATAATGTTGTGTACAAAGCAATTTCTATCTAAGTGGTAATAATATCTAACAAAACATCAACcatgatataaaaaaaaaaaaaaaaaaaaaccaagtggTGGTGGTTGCCAGGATTTGCACCTTATCATCTGAGTCAACTGAAATGTTTTCCAACTGTAGCAGGATTTCACTTTTACGTTCTCAaaattttcttctccttttctcacCCTCTTTTCCTGCCTATTCTGAATTCTAAAGGTTGTGCTGTGGTCCCCGGGTCCAGCATTTCTGACTATGTTTTATTGTGCCTGATTTTATTGTATtataatatcataaaattatttattttaaaaaaattaataaattgagagacataaataattatgttttgttgtgaaataaataaaagatatataaaataaaaatgtataaatagaagactttaACGTTAAAATAATTAGcttaataatgatatatatatatatatatatatatatatatatatatttatgcaattttttatctctttactttttatactcttttctatttttatatatatatttatgcaattctctctctttattttttatacccttttctatctttatatatatatatatatatatatatatatatatatatatatatatatatatattacaacatATATTACAACATATACACATTCCtatctttatatttatatataaccatttatatgttgtaatgtgtgtatatatatataaagatagaaaagagtataaaaagtaaagagagagagaattgcataaatatatatataaagatagaaaagagtataaaaagtaaagagagagaattgcatttgcttttgttttattATTGCTGTGTCTAAAGAAGGAAGAATAGTATTTCTTGTTATGTCACATTTAACGGAGATTCACCTCCTATTTATAAGCTTATGAAAGGGATATTGTCAACCTTCATTTATTTCATTCTCTTTTGAGAATGTAAACTTTATATAGGAAATGGACATCCACGtcccattcttatcacaacactctccTTAGATGactatttaggattattgcctcattaAAACTTTAGTAAAGGAAAATTCTGtgaaaaaaaccttagtgaaaaaaaaagagtataatatcctttgtgatgtATTTTTAAAATGTCTTTTCATATAATAATCTTTTTTAGATTTGAA
This region of Arachis hypogaea cultivar Tifrunner chromosome 8, arahy.Tifrunner.gnm2.J5K5, whole genome shotgun sequence genomic DNA includes:
- the LOC112707405 gene encoding dynein light chain 1, cytoplasmic-like; amino-acid sequence: MEKEKEQEEKLVKKKKAIMHAHDHNNTVMRMASIAISLNARLKASDMPLHMQEHALHYTRSLITYGHGHHHYPSNKPTHTHLARELKKEFDSMYGPAWHCVIGTSFGSYVSHTGGAFFYFSIDSLSVLLFKTEVYLVTPPPPPPHTN